A region from the Streptomyces lydicus genome encodes:
- a CDS encoding SCO3374 family protein, translated as MARVLPRPRTPLAPRASVRRRYEEELGWPTTGTEPVELLTGLRFDVLEMPADAGGAVLQRLPRTGPVALLRARCGGNQPGDRPKLLMLIEAGGAEELPGILEWLEWGTLAADLTTRGTGDRMPAPAFWGGTAPSYGFGSREAATWVRPPRPGYEAENSLPTTGSGAGIGDVGGAPDLVRLVSAAATECHRARLWRARNAQSDREYGDQPLAFSNASRMSAGTRPRSLTL; from the coding sequence ATGGCTCGCGTGCTTCCGCGCCCCCGCACTCCCCTCGCCCCCCGCGCCTCGGTGCGCCGCCGGTACGAGGAGGAGCTGGGCTGGCCGACCACCGGCACGGAGCCGGTGGAGCTGCTGACGGGGCTGCGCTTCGATGTCCTGGAGATGCCGGCCGATGCGGGAGGTGCCGTATTGCAGCGACTACCACGCACCGGCCCGGTGGCGCTCCTCCGAGCCCGATGCGGCGGGAATCAACCGGGTGATCGGCCGAAATTGCTCATGCTCATCGAGGCCGGCGGTGCGGAAGAACTTCCGGGAATCCTGGAATGGCTGGAGTGGGGCACACTCGCAGCGGATCTCACGACCCGGGGCACCGGCGACCGGATGCCCGCACCGGCGTTCTGGGGCGGCACGGCACCGTCATACGGATTTGGCTCTCGGGAGGCCGCGACGTGGGTGCGGCCTCCCCGGCCCGGGTACGAGGCGGAGAATTCCCTGCCCACCACGGGGTCGGGAGCAGGAATCGGGGACGTTGGGGGCGCCCCCGACCTCGTACGGCTCGTGAGCGCGGCAGCGACCGAGTGCCACCGTGCCCGGTTGTGGCGTGCTCGTAATGCCCAATCGGACCGCGAGTACGGCGATCAGCCGTTGGCCTTCTCGAATGCCTCACGAATGTCGGCGGGGACGCGGCCACGGTCATTGACGTTGTAG
- a CDS encoding histone-like nucleoid-structuring protein Lsr2, with protein sequence MAQKVQVLLVDDLNGGEADETVTFALDGKSYEIDLSDGNAQKLRDSLADFVKAGRRTGGRASSGRGKSRAAASGGSQDTAKIRAWAKENGYNVNDRGRVPADIREAFEKANG encoded by the coding sequence GTGGCACAGAAGGTTCAGGTTCTTCTTGTCGATGACCTCAACGGTGGCGAGGCGGACGAGACGGTGACGTTCGCTCTCGACGGCAAGTCCTACGAGATCGACCTCTCCGACGGCAACGCGCAGAAGCTGCGCGACTCGCTTGCCGACTTCGTGAAGGCGGGTCGCCGTACCGGTGGCCGCGCTTCTTCGGGCCGTGGCAAGTCGCGTGCGGCGGCTTCCGGTGGCAGCCAGGACACCGCGAAGATCCGCGCCTGGGCCAAGGAGAACGGCTACAACGTCAATGACCGTGGCCGCGTCCCCGCCGACATTCGTGAGGCATTCGAGAAGGCCAACGGCTGA
- a CDS encoding amino-acid N-acetyltransferase — MPPHSKGLTVRRARTADVPAVRRLIDSYSRDGILLDKATVTLYEDIQEFWVAERDEDAEVVGCGALHVMWEDLAEVRTLAVDPRMKGSGVGHQVLDKLLRTASWLGVRRIFCLTFEVDFFTKHGFVEIGEAPVDGDVYSELLRSYDEGVAEFLGLERVKPNTLGNSRMLLHL; from the coding sequence ATGCCTCCGCATTCAAAAGGGCTCACCGTCCGCCGTGCCAGGACCGCCGATGTACCGGCCGTACGCCGCCTCATCGACTCCTACTCACGTGACGGGATCCTGCTCGACAAAGCCACCGTCACGCTTTACGAGGACATCCAGGAGTTCTGGGTGGCGGAGCGCGACGAAGACGCCGAGGTGGTCGGCTGCGGAGCGCTCCACGTCATGTGGGAAGACCTCGCGGAGGTCCGCACCCTGGCGGTGGATCCGCGGATGAAGGGATCGGGCGTCGGCCACCAAGTGCTCGACAAGCTGCTGCGCACTGCGAGCTGGCTCGGAGTACGGCGCATTTTCTGTCTCACCTTCGAAGTCGACTTCTTCACCAAGCACGGCTTCGTGGAGATCGGCGAAGCTCCGGTAGACGGTGATGTCTACAGCGAGCTGCTGCGTTCCTATGACGAGGGCGTTGCGGAGTTCCTGGGTCTCGAACGAGTGAAGCCCAACACCCTGGGTAACAGTCGGATGCTTCTGCACCTGTGA
- a CDS encoding BlaI/MecI/CopY family transcriptional regulator produces the protein MTRVWEWNRPVTVREVLEDLQKERSIAYTTVMTVLDNLHQKGWVRREAEGRAYRYEAVSTRAAYAAALMNEAWSASDNPAAALVAFFGMMSPEQRHALRDAVRMVQVDAPAEDAEQQAPQPEETAPAGEAGAQEAGAQEAGAQGAQAAPEGAGEAGPAEGDEPGASATGNGR, from the coding sequence ATGACGCGGGTCTGGGAGTGGAACCGCCCGGTCACCGTTCGAGAAGTCCTGGAAGATCTGCAGAAGGAACGGTCGATCGCCTACACCACGGTCATGACCGTATTGGACAACCTCCACCAGAAGGGCTGGGTGCGCCGCGAAGCCGAAGGCCGCGCCTATCGATATGAGGCGGTCTCCACTCGTGCCGCCTACGCGGCCGCACTGATGAACGAAGCGTGGTCCGCCAGCGACAACCCCGCGGCCGCTCTTGTGGCCTTCTTCGGCATGATGTCCCCGGAACAGCGGCATGCCCTGCGGGATGCCGTACGGATGGTGCAAGTCGACGCACCGGCGGAAGACGCGGAACAACAGGCACCACAGCCGGAAGAGACCGCGCCCGCGGGAGAAGCCGGAGCACAAGAAGCCGGAGCGCAAGAAGCCGGAGCGCAAGGAGCCCAAGCGGCACCGGAAGGCGCCGGTGAAGCCGGACCGGCCGAAGGGGATGAACCCGGGGCGAGTGCCACCGGCAACGGGCGATAG